The following coding sequences are from one Ornithodoros turicata isolate Travis chromosome 1, ASM3712646v1, whole genome shotgun sequence window:
- the LOC135378825 gene encoding uncharacterized protein LOC135378825: MGGTPRILLYEANEITDSGKRRASLLSLCGEEVYDTLRSLLVPRRPSEVSYADIVKVITEHYNPRPSELLARCIFYKRDQWPTESIADYVAALRALAKDCNFGTSSAPTPESAALEAGEQTHTTAATSTSGTTTSTALPLDIMLRDRFVCGVADSHLQQRLLAERGGITFQRALQIALTAESALREQTQLRRECLDTKVHKTSATTSSKTKKANNKKIACYRCGGEHRMPDCTFPDSIVCNFCHKKGHMERVCFSKKKRTKKGGQAKQVALQDTHDLSEDDNSEALYTLYNMRGKSSTPTFAVTVHLNDQPLRMEVDSGATFSIISEKTFNKLWPAGQSQPMLVQDDLHLELGQVTN; encoded by the coding sequence ATGGGTGGAACGCCTCGAATTTTACTTTACGAGGCCAACGAAATCACGGATTCCGGTAAACGCCGAGCATCCCTGTTAAGCTTATGTGGTGAAGAGGTCTACGACACGTTGAGGTCGCTCCTGGTTCCACGACGTCCTTCTGAGGTGTCCTACGCTGACATAGTCAAAGTTATTACTGAGCACTACAACCCGAGACCTTCAGAGCTacttgcaagatgcattttctACAAGCGGGACCAGTGGCCCACGGAATCGATTGCAGATTACGTGGCAGCGTTGCGGGCGCTGGCCAAAGACTGCAATTTTGGTACTTCTTCAGCACCAACGCCCGAGTCTGCTGCTTTGGAAGCCGGAGAGCAGACACATACGACAGCTGCAACATCAACTTCCGGTACAACGACTTCCACTGCTTTACCACTGGACATTATGCTACGCGATAGATTCGTTTGCGGCGTGGCTGATTCCCATTTACAACAACGACTCTTGGCAGAGAGAGGAGGCATTACTTTTCAACGGGCACTGCAAATCGCATTAACGGCAGAATCGGCACTGCGTGAGCAGACGCAGCTTCGACGAGAATGTCTAGACACTAAGGTGCACAAGACGTCAGCGACAACGTCGTCCAAGACAAAGAAAGCAAATAATAAGAAGATAGCTTGTTACAGATGCGGAGGTGAGCATCGCATGCCAGACTGCACTTTTCCGGACTCTATTGTGTGTAAtttttgccacaaaaaaggTCATATGGAACGAGTTTGTTTCTCGAAGAAGAAACGTACAAAGAAAGGCGGACAGGCCAAGCAAGTAGCGCTACAGGACACTCATGATCTGTCAGAAGACGACAATTCCGAAGCATTGTATACATTGTACAATATGCGTGGGAAATCGAGCACACCTACGTTTGCGGTTACCGTTCACCTGAATGATCAACCACTACGCATGGAAGTGGATTCGGGCGCTACGTTCTCCATCATAAGTGAGAAGACATTTAATAAGCTCTGGCCTGCAGGTCAAAGTCAGCCCATGCTTGTGCAGGACGACTTGCACCTCGAACTTGGTCAGGTCACAAACTAA
- the LOC135378817 gene encoding uncharacterized protein K02A2.6-like, whose translation MTSTTTTALIETLRPIFATFGIPRLLVTDNSTAFTSREMAVFCQKNGIRHITSAPFHPATNGQAERMVAETKFALRKLTKGSIVCRLARFLFRQHTTPHTTTGRSPAELMFGRQLKTALHAIHPTSNNSGIHEQPPKDAKVYTVNQRVIMRNFQGKPHWVQAVVLRRVGPRSYLLRTKDGKLRRRHIDHLRDFEDVPTQCSAAEMTAAHTIPPPAASVSPTTNEPTAEHHRQTADRIAEPTGRVRTNRQSKLPTRFRDFVLY comes from the coding sequence ATGACATCTACAACGACAACAGCACTTATCGAGACCTTGCGGCCCATTTTCGCTACCTTTGGAATACCACGACTACTGGTGACGGACAACAGTACAGCGTTCACTTCGCGAGAAATGGCTGTCTTCTGTCAAAAGAATGGCATTCGTCACATCACCTCAGCGCCCTTCCATCCTGCCACAAATGGACAAGCTGAACGGATGGTGGCGGAGACGAAGTTTGCGCTCAGGAAGCTCACAAAGGGCAGTATCGTGTGCCGTCTCGCTCGATTCCTGTTTCGACAGCACACCACCCCGCACACCACGACGGGAAGATCGCCAGCAGAACTAATGTTCGGCCGTCAACTGAAAACAGCACTCCACGCTATTCACCCAACGAGCAACAACTCGGGTATCCACGAACAGCCCCCAAAGGACGCAAAGGTGTACACCGTAAACCAGCGAGTGATAATGCGAAATTTTCAGGGCAAACCCCATTGGGTGCAAGCGGTAGTGCTCCGACGTGTAGGACCTCGCTCATACCTTCTCCGTACAAAGGATGGCAAGCTACGCCGAAGACATATTGACCATTTACGAGACTTTGAGGATGTACCAACGCAGTGCAGCGCTGCGGAAATGACAGCTGCACACACCATCCCCCCGCCGGCTGCATCAGTCTCTCCGACCACCAACGAACCGACAGCGGAACACCACAGACAGACTGCCGACAGGATTGCCGAGCCCACTGGTAGAGTTCGCACAAATCGACAATCTAAACTTCCAACTCGTTTCAGAGACTTTGTTTTGTACTAA
- the LOC135366293 gene encoding putative nuclease HARBI1 — MDAIRRHGRLVFMRRSLARQTVFRDRRNPFEIYDDEMYERFRFHRRGVSVIVDLVRDEMERKTKHSCAVPVELQVLVALKFLASGSFFITCGDTVHVHVSTASRIVRALVLALLHHLHKYVRFPIGDEAGSVKETFLRKGGFPGIVGAVDGTHIRIQAPVQHEENYINRKGFHSLNGQVVVDANSYITNVVAKWPGSVHGSRILRSSCIGERFESGHIRGMLLGDSGYPCRPWLMTPFLRPNGHAQEMYNEAHKTSRSVVERAIGQLKRRFACLHGELQMAPERCCGIVVACCILHNLAKQLGIPDDRAEPELQDDSDEQEPQRAPQDGVHVRNLIVQRHFT, encoded by the exons ATGGACGCCATTCGACGACACGGACGTCTCGTTTTCATGCGGCGGTCGCTTGCTAGGCAAACGGTATTTCGTGATCGTCGAAACCCTTTCGAGATATACGACGACGAGATGTATGAACGCTTTCGCTTCCACCGCCGCGGCGTTTCTGTGATTGTGGACTTGGTGCGCGATGAAATGGAACGGAAAACAAAGCATAGCTGCGCGGTACCAGTGGAGCTGCAAGTCCTCGTTGCGCTGAAATTCCTCGCAAGTGGAAGTTTCTTCATAACGTGTGGAGATACCGTTCATGTGCACGTGTCCACTGCGAGCCGGATTGTTCGTGCCTTAGTGCTGGCGTTACTTCATCACCTCCACAAGTACGTGCG GTTCCCAATTGGTGACGAAGCAGGCTCTGTGAAGGAAACGTTCCTACGAAAAGGTGGTTTTCCTGGAATTGTGGGTGCTGTCGATGGCACTCACATTCGTATTCAAGCTCCTGTACAACATGAGGAAAACTACATCAACCGAAAAGGCTTTCACTCCCTGAATGGTCAAGTGGTAGTGGATGCCAATTCGTACATTACAAATGTTGTGGCTAAGTGGCCAGGCAGCGTTCACGGCTCTCGAATCCTTCGAAGCAGCTGCATCGGAGAACGTTTTGAAAGTGGCCACATTCGAGGCATGCTGCTCGGAGACAGTGGGTACCCGTGCAGGCCGTGGCTTATGACACCGTTTTTAAGACCAAATGGGCACGCCCAGGAGATGTACAATGAGGCACACAAAACGTCACGGTCAGTTGTGGAACG AGCAATTGGCCAGCTGAAGAGAAGGTTTGCTTGCCTCCATGGAGAACTTCAAATGGCACCTGAACGTTGCTGTGGCATTGTTGTTGCGTGCTGCATCCTCCACAATCTGGCAAAGCAGCTgggaattcctgacgacagagcTGAGCCAGAGCTTCAGGATGACTCTGATGAGCAAGAGCCACAACGGGCACCACAAGACGGGGTGCATGTACGAAACTTGATTGTGCAGCGACATTTTACGTGA
- the LOC135378843 gene encoding uncharacterized protein LOC135378843: MATAEAKKPKAPNWTEEETLQLVQEVELHKHTINKKFSKDVTTQTKRKAWKEVTLVLNSRFPHHHRSQAGGKKRWDNVCTGMGRRQYSEIRKNMNKTGEKGQVVDIPPVMSAVLDVIGAESAGVIGIAGGIDSAETPEELLMATQRDEGSSTIDAATDILPDEPAEPFGPSLPPDVHQLPRGSPPQSAPRRSRSRSAGARRKKKEPSAQLYDEDLKLEKQKTPAGNGSIGGKKDVLRTGSSDNAPGTECFFKMTEFLRGQMEKQKKE; this comes from the exons ATGGCAACCGCTGAAGCAAAAAAGCCCAAGGCACCGAATTGGACTGAAGAGGAAACGCTACAACTGGTGCAGGAGGTCGAGCTGCACAAACATACCATAAACAAAAAGTTTTCGAAAGACGTGACAACCCAAACGAAACGCAAAGCGTGGAAAGAGGTCACGCTAGTTTTGAACAGTAGGTTTCCCCACCACCACAGATCGCAGGCAGGAGGCAAGAAGAGATGGGACAACGTATGCACGGGAATGGGGCGGAGGCAATACTCCGAAATTCGAAAAAACATGAACAAGACAG gtGAAAAGGGCCAGGTTGTAGATATACCGCCTGTCATGTCCGCTGTCCTTGACGTCATAGGGGCAGAGTCGGCAGGCGTCATTGGGATTGCTGGAGGGATTGATAGCGCAGAGACTCCAGAGGAACTGCT GATGGCCACACAGCGAGATGAGGGTTCCTCCACCATTGACGCAGCTACTGACATTCTCCCAGATGAGCCAGCAGAACCATTTGGGCCGTCCTTGCCCCCCGATGTCCACCAATTACCAAGAGGTAGCCCTCCGCAGTCAGCCCCACGTCGAAGCCGCAGTCGCAGTGCAGGTGCTCgtagaaagaaaaaggagcCATCTGCACAGTTATATGATGAGGACCTGAAAttggaaaaacaaaaaactccAGCTGGAAATGGAAGCATTGGCGGAAAGAAAGATGTTTTACGAACAGGGAGTAGTGACAATGCTCCAGGCACAGAATGTTTTTTTAAAATGACTGAATTTCTTAGAGGACAGATggaaaaacagaagaaagagTAA
- the LOC135378831 gene encoding uncharacterized protein LOC135378831, with amino-acid sequence MILALRMVPLAFPRILLLSDSVSVITALASPSSEWLELLQALSPSHITEVVLTWIPGHCGLSPNELADSLAKISLSGPIIDVLPPLPSITPARYGRLLELTALRSLQARYAHLSHAWQAGRCVSRHVEVLLTRLRCLALPLNFYLHRAGVSRSPACVHCGQEETVEHFLLHCPLYDRSRLSYLAQPLARQGVPFSLDAILSFGASHTEKWRFEIASRAAAFLTICGRF; translated from the coding sequence ATGATACTGGCTCTCAGAATGGTGCCCCTTGCATTTCCCAGGATCCTGCTTTTGTCCGACTCCGTATCGGTCATCACCGCCCTAGCCAGCCCCTCCAGCGAGTGGCTCGAGCTCCTGCAGGCCCTGAGTCCTAGCCACATCACGGAAGTGGTCCTGACATGGATTCCTGGTCACTGTGGCCTATCTCCCAACGAGTTGGCGGACAGCCTTGCAAAAATTTCCCTCTCTGGCCCAATCATTGACGTCCTTCCGCCCCTGCCCTCTATCACGCCGGCCAGGTATGGAAGGCTGCTGGAGCTGACCGCTCTCCGCTCACTGCAAGCCCGGTACGCCCACCTTTCCCACGCTTGGCAGGCTGGCCGCTGCGTCTCCCGTCATGTTGAAGTTTTGCTGACTCGACTGCGCTGTCTAGCCCTTCCACTGAACTTTTATCTGCACCGCGCGGGTGTCAGCCGCTCTCCTGCGTGCGTCCACTGCGGTCAAGAGGAAACTGTGGAGCACTTTCTCCTGCACTGCCCCCTCTACGACCGCTCCCGCCTTAGCTACCTTGCCCAGCCGCTGGCTAGACAAGGGGTTCCCTTCTCCCTGGACGCCATCCTGTCATTTGGAGCCTCCCACACCGAGAAATGGCGGTTTGAAATAGCGTCGAGAGCCGCCGCCTTTCTTACCATCTGCGGCCGCTTCTGA